A region of the Anolis carolinensis isolate JA03-04 chromosome 1, rAnoCar3.1.pri, whole genome shotgun sequence genome:
TTGACAGGAGTCCCAGAGACAGCGAAGAGGCGGGGCCGTCTCTGACGTCATCGTCCCCGCCCCCTGCGTCCAATCGGGAGGGCGAGGAGGCGGGCCGGTCCACGCGCCGCCCGGTTGCTAGGCTGGCGGAGTTGGGTAGCAACGGCGGCGGAGGAAGGAAGGCGGGGGTCGAGCGCGAGGCGCGCCGGGAGTTTGCCAGGGGCCTGGTCCGGTCCGGGGCGATCGGGGCGCCGCCATGCAGGGCTCCATGGTGCGGCGGACGCAGGAGCTGCTGGGGCGAGTGATACGGAAGCCGCCCCTCACGGAGCGCCTCCTCAGCAAGCCCCCCTTCCGCTACCTGCACGACGTGATCGGGGAGGTCAGGCCAAATGAGGGAGGAGGGCGGCCGCGAGGGGAGGGGGCTTGCGCGCGTGCCCCGTTGCTAGGCGACCAGAGGGAGGCCTTGGCCCTAACAAAAGGCATGAGTTCAGACTGCAAGGCACTTCCTGAGTTGGAAATAGAAGTGCCCTAGCCTACAGTCTCCGTCAGATGTGCATGCAGTGGAGATGGTTATGAAAACGCCCTTGGATCTTCAATGGAGTAGAAAAAAGCTccgagttgtgttgtcgaaggtttcatggccggaatcactgggttgctgtgagttttccgggctgtatggccatgttccagaagcaatctcgcctgacgtttcgcctgcatctgtggcagacatcctcagaggtcgtgagatcCCAACATGGAATTtcaacatgtccatacagcctggaaaactcacaacaacccgtcGAGTTAGTTGTTGGCAAAAGAAGTCCACTGTTAATTATTAGGCCAGAGCTTCTTAAACATTctccactcatgacccctttctgcccaagaaatgtttatgcgACCCCTTGTACGTATATAGGTATACATTACAACTATTGATAGTTTTAATTATTGAATCCCATTTTAATTGGTTATTGTCCAGTTATGTAGTTGTTTAATTTACTGTCCGgttctattattatttgatattgcTGTTTAATATGTTCTCAACTGTTTACCATTGTTTGTTGCTTTCCTGCACTTTACGGTATTGAATATTTGCCgctttatgttgtaaactgccctgagtccctccggggagagaggatgggttagaaataaggtattattattattattattattatacaggcagtccttgagttacaaacatctgatttacaaatgactcatagttaagaacaggggtgagactacagaaagtgagagaaatctacccctgggaagggaaattcaacCCTGAAATAATTATCAGGGAAAAGGTGTTGACACTGAAGCtacctcaccaatccttgtttccacaacaaaccatgtTTTTCAGAATCCAATTCTCACGtggacagaaagtgaaatgaaatcttctgaacaggggcacaggcagcaaagcaaaccccacagaggtgttaacacatccctatgctatccaaagctacagAATATCTATTTTTGGATGGAGTTACACctgtacctgttctgacatacatacaaattcaacttaggaacaaacctacagaatctatcttgtttgtaacatggAGATTGCCTGtacttggaaataataataaaaagaagaaaattttatttttatcccaccctatctccccaaggagactcagggcagttataGCTTATAACTTTTTTtctaatttatgtatttataggcTGGAACAGTGTCACTCAAAGTGGTTTCTATGGACATGTATGCTTTCTCTGGTACTGGTCCCCAGTAAAGAAACAAATTCTAGCTAATGGGCACAAGTATGAGACAGGTCCATGAAAAAACACACTGAAAAACCCTCCACATCACCTAGCTTACAGAGAAACACTGGACTAGAGTTCACCACATCAGATGCATTTTATGCTCCTTTGGCAGATATAGTTATGATGGGAGGTCCATAAAATGGAAGAGACCACTGGTATAGTGCAGTATAGTGGAGACTGGAGAGAATCAGGTTCACATCACCATATAGCCACACAGCttactctaagccagtggttctcaacctgtgggtccccagatattttggccttcaactcccagaaatcctaacagctggtaaactggctgggatttctgggagttgtaggccaaaacacctgaggacccacaggttgagaaccactgctctaagccaaTCCAATCCTTCTTTCTTAATCTCACCCTTCTTGGTGGGTTGTTGTGAAGTTAATATCGGAATGAATCCTGTACTCCCCAGTAGAAGGGTAGGGGAAAagaataaaggattattattaccTATGTAAAGCAGTAAAAGAGTCTGTCCAATTCCCACAGTAGACATGCTGAATGGCTAAGTTATCACTTAGTAAATTGCATTGACTTACATAAATGTCTACTACATATATGGGATCAACATTGGGTTAGACCCAAGAGTCTTATGGTGTTGTAAAACTAATAGATTCGTTATTGTTTAGGGTTTTATTAAGTCGATCTGCTTTGTCAGAAATATGTATTATCTTAAAATTTCATCACATGGATACAGAGGAGGGAAATGTGTAAATAATGGGGCTGAATAAAATATTGGAGGCAGCTGTAggtctagagcaggcctgcataATTTGCGGCCCTCCgagtgtttgggcctccaaatcCTAAGAACCCTAACCAGCTGTTCCAAGGAAttctaggaattctgggagctgaaatccaaaacacctggagggctgtcggttgtgcaggcctggtctagaGAATCCTGGTGTGAAGGAGAGAACATCATAACATCAGCCTGACAGCGGCACTCATTTTGGAGGGCTCTGGCCCTCCAAAGGTCATATGCTGCTACAAATCTAGCTGTTTATAAGCCTGTTGTTTTGTGTACATTTCTGGGAATAAGTCCATTGAAGACATAGGAACATGCCTCCAAGTAAACAACTGTATGATTTTATGGCAAGATGCAAAAACTTATCAGGCAAGATTCTTACTTTGTAGTAAGAGAAACAATAAATGTTTCTACCTTATACAATGTATGTAATGTCTTTGACATATTAGGGCAGCCTGAGGTCAGATATCCTTCCTTTTGAATTTAAATGAAGTAATGTTTAAAACAGACAATTGGTTTCAAAAAATAGAGCAAAACCACACAAGCTTAGAGAAAGGCAGAGGATTTAACTTTCacccatcctttttttttttttttttacctctgaaGCCTTCTGTGTCCCCTGAAAAGCTGCAGAGACAGATTGGGGAACCTTTGGGACTGGCAAGGATAGCTGTcaaacagctcccagaatccatgTGCTAAATGTCCAAAAGAATAACTTTTTCAAGCCTTGAACTTTAGTTGGAAGGAGTAACTAAATTCTGTCAGTTCGTTAGCTGTTGTCTGTGACAGTGTTACTCAACCTGTTCTCCTCCAGGAGTTTTgcactttaacttccagaaatcccagccagcttaccagctgttaggaattgtgggaggtgaagtccaaaagcatctggaagagcacagtttgagaaacatcgGTCTATAAGATACAAGCTTTCATTCATTGATGTCAGTAGGGGGGTCTCTGTTAGATCCCGGGCCTTCCTTTTGTTTGGAGCCCAGATAGAACAAGCATATTCTTTTCACTGCATGAATTTCATGGAGAAATTTTAGCAAGAGTTAGAATCCAACTTCATAAACCCTAAAGTATTTAAAATGTAAACCAACTAGTAGCTTTTAAATTAAATAGTCTaactattttttcttattttcatgTAAACTTTGTGTATTTTCCACCCTGTCCTCCCCATTTCAACATCTCTGAGCGTATCTCCCTATTTTTTGAGTGGGATATAGGTGAAGTTTCCTTCTCTGTTTTGAGCCAATTGGTTTTGGAGCAGatgttgtgtctgtgtgtgtacctTATGAAGGATTTAATGCAGATATTTCTGTTTGGGTTATTTGCCTGCCTCTAGAAGATTATGCAAGGAGAAGCTGTCTCCTCTTAAAATTTCACTGCTCTGCAATAGTAGCTTTTGTCATTTTGGAAATTTGGCAGTTATGTGTGTTATTAGCCAATAATGTAACTGACTCAAAATACTCTCATAATCCATTTGTGGCCCCTACTCTGTATGCGATTATTACCATCATGGCCTTCtaagtggtaaaaaaaaaaacagccttaACTGCCTTCAGCATCTAGCTATCACTTCTTCAATTCTGGAGAACACATACCTGTCCATGCACCTGTATGTAATAAATGAGTTGTTGAAGAATTCATAATGAGAATGGTAAACACTAAATGGAACTTTGCTGGACTGTAGATAGTGTGAATCAATGAAtttgtcataaaaacattcaaatccTAGAGAGAGGAAAAATACCTCTGGAGATTATAATGATTAACTCTTACTATTATCCAAACAAAGCAATTATGTGAGCTTTGGCAGATACTTACATTAGACATCTGGAACACACCTGAAGTCTTGTTGAAAAGTGGTAAATATGTAAACATTATAGTCTTTGTGGAAGTATGAATATATGTCCAAAACCACAGTACCTAGGAAACTCAGAAACATAATActctttttattgtttcaaaggTAATTAGATCAACTGGGTTCATGAAAGGATTATACACAGAAACAGAGATGAAATCTGATAATGTCAAGGTATGTCTGCATTCTCATTATTTCTTTGGATTTCTTATTTAAGAAATATTTCTCATACATGCATAAATCTCTTAATTATGATGGATGTAAAGATCATAATTTATAGAGAAATCTAGACAATGTTCCCTAAAACCATATTGTTCTACCAGGATAAAGATGCAAAAATCAGCTTCCTTCAAAAGGCAATTGATGTGGTCATCATGGTGACAGGAGAGCCACTGGCAGTGAAACCGGCACGTATTGTTGCTGGGCACGAACCTGAAAGGACCAATGAGCTACTTCAAGCAATTGCCAAATGCTGTCTTAATAAGGTAGAATCTGAGTGTATTTCTGTATGAACAAGAcaggataaagtttcagtggatacaccttttcccccatgataactcttccaagagtgaatttccattcctagggatagatttattctcacttcctgttctctcccccccccccccccccccaagatttatAACTATGACTCTGACGTAAGTTGGGTGtttctaacttggggactgcctataaatTGCAGGATGAACATTGctcttattatttattcatttctatctggCTTTTCTCTCATGGGTGGGACTCTTTCATTACTCTTTGTTGTTCTATAGAAAAATGTACCCCTCCCAATACTATAATATAAAGTTCTTTTTTGGACATGAGAGAAAATAGAAAGAGACAATCAGAAATAGACATAAGAGAAAACATGAGCAGGAATATTTGAAAGACTGGAACTCCATACTGAGATACAAGAAACACTGACGCCTCATTATTGTCTTTAACGTGAAGGTGATATATATGACAGGGGGTGGGGGCACTATATTCCTCCGTGGGATAATGCTAGATAGTAGTAATGCAGGGGAAGTCTGCAGCCTAGTAGCATGCATGTTTACCTAGAAGTAAGTTACATTTAATTTAGTGTACTCCTTAGTAGGTTTTGGCTGTAGTCCCGAAAGAAATTAATATGATGAATGGAAAACAGAGGTAGCTGAATTTTTTTATTCTTGTTGTTAAAGCACAGCATGTAGGTTAGCGAAACAGACATGGCTGTTGTGAGTTTAAACTGCACAGGATATTTTCTCTCGCATTTTATCTTTATAGCTATCCAGTGATGAAGCTGTTCAAAAAGTTCTTGCTGGAGAGAAAGCAGATATCAAAGGAAATACTTCATCATCTTCTAAATCCCAAAATAAAGAATCTAGATCAGAAGACCATCGTTCCTATAAAGAGGTGCTGTGAGCCATCTTTTAGATAAAGGAACTTTTTTCTTGTTACATGGAAAATGAGGGAGGATGTTCTTTAGAGTTTAATATTtctctattttaattatttaggGAAGAGGTGACTCCGAAACAAAGGAAAGAGCCCCACGCCAAGACCAAAAATCCAAAGAAGAGTTAAAAGAGGAAGAGAGCAAGAGAAAAGAAAGCGACAAATCTAAAGAATATGCAAACCATCAAAAGAATCCTGAAAAAGATCGTTTTAAAGATGGGGAAAAGCATGAAAGAGAGAAAACTAAGAACAGATCTTCCAAACAGGGCAGAGAGACTGAGAAGATCAGGGAcagagaaaaaggagaaggagaaggagctaAAGAGGAGCATGACAAAGAAAGGGATAGAGAAAGGAAACAACACGACGTAGGAAGAGAAAAAGACAGACTAAGAGAAAAAGACAGAGAAAGGGGTAGGGAGAAGGATAAAGAACATGAGAAGGTCAAAGAAAGGGGAAAGGATAGAGAAAAAGACAAACGAAAAGAGCGAGGCAGAGACACAGAGCAGTCACGAGAACAAGGAAAAGACAAAGATAAAAaggtaaaagattttttttaaaaagcatggaaACCGACCATTGCTAGAAACTATACTTAACACCTTTGTGTGTCTCTAAATGTGTACATTATCTAAACttatgtaattttaattttatattaaggAAAGCCAAATTTTCTTCCCTCAATATCTGTAGTATTTACAGAAAATTGATAAATCACATTTATATTTTGTAAGACAAACATcagataaataaaaaaatattatttacattATATTAGGGTACTTATGTATTGTATTCATATATTTCActgatttttgtttcatttcaaacTACGGCTTTAATAAGTTGTTAACTGAGTTCCATTATTGGGGAAATGGCAGTATATTaatgaataaaataacaaaaatagctaAAGAAACAATTTCCAACTTACCTATGACCATTTGTTTTCTGAAATGATAGTCATCATATcatttaattattttgaacattttgtcaTCAAGAGGTTTTATTTTAACTGGACCATGTCATACAAACTGAATTTACTTCCAGTTTTCACAATGCAAACGTTGAGACCAGAATTACATATCCATATTTGAACTCTTTGTCTTAGAGAGCCATAAGAAAAATAATGCTAAACATTTCAaggattaaatatatatatatatgtatatattctttAGGCCACAGGAAGTGAGGAGAATGTGGTTAAAAAGTCAGAACgatctgaaaaagaaaaagatagtACGGAGCCAGATAAACAAGTaaggaataaaaatattttgctggTGACTGTAGTTTTGGAGAGAGACTGTAGTTacctataaatcagtggttcccaacctttgggcctccaggtgttttgaacttcaactcccagaaatcccagccagcttaccggctgttaggaactgtgggaactgaagtccaaaacacctggaggcccaaagattgggaaccacttctGTAGAtgctttgaaatgtatttatttacatatgaAAGATCTACCTGACTTGATTGCTTCATTTCATATGTACTTGTTGTTGGGTTCAAAGAAAAACATGTCCAGAGGAAAGTAACTGAAATGATCagtggtctggagaccatgaatccctataaggaatggcttaaagagctgggaatgtttagcctgcagaagagaagggtgagagaAGACAgatcagacttgttttctgctgcccaagGAAacaaggactcagagcaatgagttcaaattacaggaaaggaaattccacctaaagatttggaagaacttcctgacagtacaagctgttcaacagtggaactctctgcctcagagtgtggtggaagctactttggaggcttttaagcagaggctggatgaccatctgtcaggggtactttgattatgcttttcctgcatggcaggaggttggactggatgacccatgtggtctcttccaactctgtgattctgtaaaCTACTTATCTTTTTGTGGTATAATAATCTGTctatatttttcccatatttttttctACCTCTAGTATCAAACTTGCTGTTCAAAAAGTCAACATATTTTTAAGAATTAAATCATTAAATAAGATACCCCTGAAGTTGTGTAGGAATGAATTGCAGCTCCTTAAATTGAGAGTTGTGTTTTTCAGAATTCCATCTCATTCACTTCCATCAACCCTAACGATCCTCTCCTTCCTATTTGGAAAAAGCTATAGCCCTGATCCCAGCTACATCCAATTGGTGGTATCATATACATGTGGCCTttcatatccacagatttgaccatccacatcttgaaaatattgTTCAAAATataagccttgattttgccatttggacaAAAGGACAcctttttactatgccattgtatataatgagacttgagcatccaagaTCTTTGCTATCCacagaggtcctggaaccaaactccaccaGATACCAGGGTCCCAATATTCCCTTCTGAAATTAActaagcccccttctacactgccatataaaatccagattacctaccttgaactggattatatggcagtgtaaactcagataatccagtttaaagcaaataacgtggattatctgctttgataatctggatgatatggcaatgtagaaggggcctgtgcaGTATCTCTCCAACCGTTTCTAAGCAGGTGCAAACAACGCTGATAGTGCTTCATCATATTGATGCTTATTTGAAAACTGTAGTTGTGACTGTTATCATTGCATATTAGGGTAACATAAGTATATGGAAAATTGTGGATCATTGGCTTTTCTCTGTGTGCATTTTTTTCAAGAGTGAGAATGCAACAAGATTATCAAGACATCATTCAACTAAGGGGCCGAGACAACGAGATAAACCCGGAGGTGAAGGTAACTTAAACAAGACTGTTGgcgatctctcattcataggatcaccatgagTCAGATCTGATTTAATGGCAgttgacaacaataacaacaaagcatAGCTACTCCTGAGGTGGTAATGCTACTATATCTGGAAAGTAATGATATTGTAGGCATAGATTATTACCATAGCATACACTTTTATTAGCTTTAAGAAATAGCTCCAAACCATACAAATAAATACCTTTTTCtcattttaaagttattgaaTGATTTTTAAACTAGTAATCGTGCATATCTTGCtgtacatttttttcatgtcaggacgaAAGGAAACTAGTAAAACCTTATCTAGTGGTACCATTGAAAGAGCAGGTAGTATATTGAAAGAAAAATTTCAGCAATCTGTTCAAACACAGGAGCCAGGTAAGGAAAAGCAAAGCTCTCTTGCTTGATCTTTGAGTGAGAAATATATGTTAAACATTGGTAGTTAAGTAGCATAGCCATACAGTAATGGGACTGTAATTTTAACTAGTCTGATAGtatcagttataataataataataactttatttgtagcccgccctatctccccgaagagactcagttCTATACAAAAACTTTCTTAAATATTTTAGAATCCAACAAGAATGATCTTGGGTGGTCGCTGTGGCtaagacaatttttttaaaaaaaatccacagtgCATAACTGTCAGAAGTTTGCTTAGTCtagtggagcctctggtggtgcaatgggttaaagtcttgtgctggcaggactgctgacctgaaggttcaaatccaacctggagagagcgcaaatgagctctctctgtcagctccagctccatgcggggacatgagaggagcatcccacaaggatggcaaaacatcaaaaacatctgggcttcccctgggcaacgtccttgcagacgacgttttctctcacaccagaagtggcttgcagtttctcaagtcgctcctgaaaaaaagaaaaataacttaGTCTGGTTTACTCCTTTTGTgtagaatagagaaaaataatactgaCTTATGCTATAGACATCCTGTGGTGGGTATTAGTATCATTGTTTTTAAGTGAAAAGTGTAGACTGGGTTTAGAGCAGACATTTGTTTACTTTGTCAGTGGCAAATAGATAGGAAAACGCAGTGCTGATTTGTCCAGAAGTCCAGAATACcccaaaattgaaacattttgcTGCCAGCCTCCAAGTTGCACTTTTCGAGAAAGGGGGCTAGTCCATATCGTGtgctgagtttttcctcaagGAGTCTGATGATGGAAGGAGAAGTGTGTAGACTCCGCTTATGCAAGGCCCCAGTTAAAACATGTTTGACTCTTCTGCATTTGAGTTCCACTCGGCCAATCAGGGCAGGATAGACACCCTAAAAAAACATCAGGGCATTTACAGAGCATCCCATTTGCTGCTGCGTGTATCCAAGCAGTGTATAATAAAAAAGATTGGCAGACGCTCTTCAAAAATTCTAGCTTTACCTGAAGATACCTTTTGCTGCCATTCAAGTACTCACCAGACTTGACTTTTCTTTACTTCCAAAATAAGATGAGATCAAGTGCATTCCAAATGATATGTTGGTAAAATAATTAGGAACTTGGAAAATGCAATAATTCTTCATTTAAATAGGAAGACATGTAGCAGATGTACTGTGATATTTAGTTCCAAATATGTTAGGAAAGAAATGATAAAGAATGGAAGGTGCATGTTGTAAAGCTGTATATCTTACGTTAAAGTAATTTGAAGTAATTCCTACAATAGCACATCTTGTTATCTTTTAACTGGTGTAACTAGGCTTCCTACTATAAACTTTTATGCTAGGAATAATGAAAGGTAATAGCAGTGCAGCTAGACATGCAGATGAGAAACTGACAACTATTTTACACAGAAAAGTTGAAGCAGAGATTGCAGTAAAGCAGAGAGGTAAGCAAACAAGAGGCCTTCAGTGAGTTTTTTGGAAGGTATATAAGTTGTATGGTTGAGTATTATTTCCCTTTTTAAAGCCATTTTTCTGCTATAATGTCTTTTAAGGAGTAGGTTGAACTAGAGACTGCTTCATGATCAAACTTAAAAACTGTCCAAACGTAATTATCAGACTATTTTGGGGTTTCTGTTCAAGTTATAAAATTTTATCTTCTCCCTCTTTACCAATGCTTACCAGAAGGGTAGCCACATCTGTCGGCTATTACAAAAATGACAGGAAGTCTAATGACACCCCCAAGAGTGAAAAACTGATTGAGTTAGAAGCTTCTTTGTCACAAGGCACCATTGTTTTGAAGAAAAGCAAAAGAAGTTAGTGATGGCAGCAGTCACTGTGTGATTATTGAACTGTTGCAGTGTTCAAATGATGTGGTGTTTTTCTGGGGGTCATAGTGCAACATTCTTGGGAAAGATGGAGAGAGATAGGCACCTTCCCAGATCCCTTTTTACCGTCTTTCCCTAAGATCCTCATCCAGACTGCGGAAAAAGTGGGCTTATCGCTTTTAGCATCTTTGTGGCAAGAATATTTTCTGCTACTGTTTTGCATacaacaaacatttttaaatctgaaaataaTTGGCATGTATTTCTTTTGCAGGTGAAACAGTCAATGATGCAGGTAAAATTAATGATGAACTAATACAAACCATAGCCTCTTCAAGTAGTGATTTCCAAACTAGctgatttgggggggggagggggcatttTTTTCCTCTAATATGCAAGGACTGTACCATATTTGTGCTCATTTTTTACATTTGGTTGTTCCTTTCTTGGAAACTTACCAGGGATTAGCAGTGAGCAATTTGCAGACTATCACCTGTCCCTAGATTGCCAATTTGGTAGCATTGGTTTACAGAGTATTTTAACTTTGCTAATATGGAACTTGGAAATCTTGCTTTCTAATTAGTTTAGAGAGCTCCCCTATAGTTGATTTGTTTAATGTCATTTTGGAGAGAGAATTACACATTGACATTGCTTTCCTATGTAATGCTGGATTTAATTATGAGCTGCAGTAAAGAATTCAGTCAAATTAACTTCATTAGcacttcaaaatattttatatgcatttgATGTAAGCACAGCCTTCAAACTCTAGATAACAAACTGTTTTCTTTAACAGAAGGTGATACCGTTCACATTGCTGCCTCTGAAAAAATAGTTGTTTCAGAGAATAATGAAATTGCTAGTGAATCTCCTACCCAGGTTGCCCAAAGGTGGGTCAGTGTGTCTTTTCTTTCATTAAATACATATTGATTTAATTACTAAAGgacaggtaaagataaaggtttcctctgactttaagtccagttgtgaccgactctggggggttggtgctcatctccatttctaagccgaagagccggcgttgtgcatagacatctccagatcatgtggccggcatgactgcatggagcgccgttaccttcccgccagagcagtacctattgatctactcacatttgcatgtttcgaactgctaggttggcaggagctggggctaacagcgggcgctcattccgctcccggcatttgaacctggcacattttggtccacaagttcagcagctcagcgctttaacgcactgtgccaccaggggcccccactaAAGGACAGATACACTGTCAAATGGTGAAATATAGTGGAATTGGGTGGAAAAAATCCCTTCTCCAATTCCCCCCACCCCCGCACCCCCCGCAAAGCAGTTCCAATGTGACTGCAAATGCAATTTTGGATTCGGTCTTAAGACTGAACAGTTGAGATAACAACCATAGTTAAGCACTCTAGTAGcactttttcatttaaa
Encoded here:
- the traf3ip1 gene encoding TRAF3-interacting protein 1 isoform X4, which codes for MQGSMVRRTQELLGRVIRKPPLTERLLSKPPFRYLHDVIGEVIRSTGFMKGLYTETEMKSDNVKDKDAKISFLQKAIDVVIMVTGEPLAVKPARIVAGHEPERTNELLQAIAKCCLNKLSSDEAVQKVLAGEKADIKGNTSSSSKSQNKESRSEDHRSYKEGRGDSETKERAPRQDQKSKEELKEEESKRKESDKSKEYANHQKNPEKDRFKDGEKHEREKTKNRSSKQGRETEKIRDREKGEGEGAKEEHDKERDRERKQHDVGREKDRLREKDRERGREKDKEHEKVKERGKDREKDKRKERGRDTEQSREQGKDKDKKATGSEENVVKKSERSEKEKDSTEPDKQSENATRLSRHHSTKGPRQRDKPGGEGRKETSKTLSSGTIERAGSILKEKFQQSVQTQEPGETVNDAEGDTVHIAASEKIVVSENNEIASESPTQVAQRRLPRPSSARPAPPRIKRQESTEIIVPERNGSAKVVSNVIIDKEDEEDDQFVVEAAPQLPEITEMTMEATVELEGDEKHGGLVKKILETKKDYESSQLPKSAEKEKPLLSEATRRKEKDLVAKEIDKFRGSIQALCRSALPLGKIMDYIQEDVDAMKTELQIWQNENKQLEEALQKEQSITDGVVEPLKAELVELDQLIKDEQDRICAKRANILKNEERIQKMIHNINSRR
- the traf3ip1 gene encoding TRAF3-interacting protein 1 isoform X5; this translates as MQGSMVRRTQELLGRVIRKPPLTERLLSKPPFRYLHDVIGEVIRSTGFMKGLYTETEMKSDNVKDKDAKISFLQKAIDVVIMVTGEPLAVKPARIVAGHEPERTNELLQAIAKCCLNKLSSDEAVQKVLAGEKADIKGNTSSSSKSQNKESRSEDHRSYKEGRGDSETKERAPRQDQKSKEELKEEESKRKESDKSKEYANHQKNPEKDRFKDGEKHEREKTKNRSSKQGRETEKIRDREKGEGEGAKEEHDKERDRERKQHDVGREKDRLREKDRERGREKDKEHEKVKERGKDREKDKRKERGRDTEQSREQGKDKDKKATGSEENVVKKSERSEKEKDSTEPDKQSENATRLSRHHSTKGPRQRDKPGGEGETVNDAEGDTVHIAASEKIVVSENNEIASESPTQVAQRRLPRPSSARPAPPRIKRQESTEIIVPERNGSAKVVSNVIIDKEDEEDDQFVVEAAPQLPEITEMTMEATVELEGDEKHGGLVKKILETKKDYESSQLPKSAEKEKPLLSEATRRKEKDLVAKEIDKFRGSIQALCRSALPLGKIMDYIQEDVDAMKTELQIWQNENKQLEEALQKEQSITDGVVEPLKAELVELDQLIKDEQDRICAKRANILKNEERIQKMIHNINSRR
- the traf3ip1 gene encoding TRAF3-interacting protein 1 isoform X3, whose translation is MQGSMVRRTQELLGRVIRKPPLTERLLSKPPFRYLHDVIGEVIRSTGFMKGLYTETEMKSDNVKDKDAKISFLQKAIDVVIMVTGEPLAVKPARIVAGHEPERTNELLQAIAKCCLNKLSSDEAVQKVLAGEKADIKGNTSSSSKSQNKESRSEDHRSYKEGRGDSETKERAPRQDQKSKEELKEEESKRKESDKSKEYANHQKNPEKDRFKDGEKHEREKTKNRSSKQGRETEKIRDREKGEGEGAKEEHDKERDRERKQHDVGREKDRLREKDRERGREKDKEHEKVKERGKDREKDKRKERGRDTEQSREQGKDKDKKSENATRLSRHHSTKGPRQRDKPGGEGRKETSKTLSSGTIERAGSILKEKFQQSVQTQEPGIMKGNSSAARHADEKLTTILHRKVEAEIAVKQRGETVNDAEGDTVHIAASEKIVVSENNEIASESPTQVAQRRLPRPSSARPAPPRIKRQESTEIIVPERNGSAKVVSNVIIDKEDEEDDQFVVEAAPQLPEITEMTMEATVELEGDEKHGGLVKKILETKKDYESSQLPKSAEKEKPLLSEATRRKEKDLVAKEIDKFRGSIQALCRSALPLGKIMDYIQEDVDAMKTELQIWQNENKQLEEALQKEQSITDGVVEPLKAELVELDQLIKDEQDRICAKRANILKNEERIQKMIHNINSRR
- the traf3ip1 gene encoding TRAF3-interacting protein 1 isoform X2; the encoded protein is MQGSMVRRTQELLGRVIRKPPLTERLLSKPPFRYLHDVIGEVIRSTGFMKGLYTETEMKSDNVKDKDAKISFLQKAIDVVIMVTGEPLAVKPARIVAGHEPERTNELLQAIAKCCLNKLSSDEAVQKVLAGEKADIKGNTSSSSKSQNKESRSEDHRSYKEGRGDSETKERAPRQDQKSKEELKEEESKRKESDKSKEYANHQKNPEKDRFKDGEKHEREKTKNRSSKQGRETEKIRDREKGEGEGAKEEHDKERDRERKQHDVGREKDRLREKDRERGREKDKEHEKVKERGKDREKDKRKERGRDTEQSREQGKDKDKKATGSEENVVKKSERSEKEKDSTEPDKQSENATRLSRHHSTKGPRQRDKPGGEGRKETSKTLSSGTIERAGSILKEKFQQSVQTQEPGIMKGNSSAARHADEKLTTILHRKVEAEIAVKQRGETVNDAEGDTVHIAASEKIVVSENNEIASESPTQVAQRLPRPSSARPAPPRIKRQESTEIIVPERNGSAKVVSNVIIDKEDEEDDQFVVEAAPQLPEITEMTMEATVELEGDEKHGGLVKKILETKKDYESSQLPKSAEKEKPLLSEATRRKEKDLVAKEIDKFRGSIQALCRSALPLGKIMDYIQEDVDAMKTELQIWQNENKQLEEALQKEQSITDGVVEPLKAELVELDQLIKDEQDRICAKRANILKNEERIQKMIHNINSRR